From Pseudomonas sp. LS1212, the proteins below share one genomic window:
- a CDS encoding arsenate reductase — protein sequence MKKARTWLDEKAIDYRFHDYKTLGIDREHLTRWCDEHGWQVVLNRAGTTFRKLEDDQKADLDQAKAIELMLAQPSMIKRPVLELGDKTVIGFKPDIYAAAVQ from the coding sequence ATGAAGAAAGCGCGTACCTGGCTGGATGAAAAGGCCATCGACTACCGCTTCCATGACTACAAGACGCTCGGCATCGACCGTGAGCATCTGACCCGCTGGTGCGACGAGCATGGTTGGCAGGTTGTCCTCAATCGTGCAGGCACCACGTTCCGCAAGCTCGAAGATGACCAGAAGGCCGATCTCGACCAGGCCAAGGCGATCGAGCTGATGCTCGCGCAGCCATCGATGATCAAGCGTCCGGTGCTCGAGCTTGGCGACAAGACCGTGATTGGCTTCAAACCCGATATTTATGCGGCGGCCGTCCAGTAA
- the dapC gene encoding succinyldiaminopimelate transaminase, with amino-acid sequence MNKALNQLQPYPFEKLRALLGSVKPNAEKRAIALSIGEPKHRSPSFVAEALSTNLDQMAVYPTTLGIPALREAIAHWCERRFGVPAGWLDPARHVLPVNGTREALFSFTQAVVNRSDDALVVSPNPFYQIYEGAAFLAGAQPHYLPCLDENGFNPDFDAVPAEIWQRCQILFLCSPGNPTGALIPLETLKKLIALADEHDFVIAADECYSELYFDEQTPPAGLLSACAALGRSDFKRCVVFHSLSKRSNLPGLRSGFVAGDADILKAFLLYRTYHGCAMPVQTQLASIAAWNDEVHVRANRALYREKFDAVLEILAPVLDVQKPDGGFYLWPKVPMDDAQFCRDLFEQQHVTVVPGSYLSREVDGLNPGANRVRMALVAPLAECVEAAERIRDFLKA; translated from the coding sequence ATGAACAAAGCTTTGAACCAGCTCCAGCCCTACCCGTTCGAGAAACTCCGCGCCTTGCTTGGCAGCGTCAAACCGAACGCCGAAAAGCGCGCCATCGCCCTGTCGATCGGCGAGCCGAAGCACCGTTCGCCAAGCTTTGTCGCCGAGGCGCTGTCGACCAATCTCGACCAGATGGCGGTCTACCCGACCACCCTGGGCATCCCGGCCTTGCGAGAAGCCATCGCCCACTGGTGCGAGCGCCGCTTCGGCGTGCCGGCAGGCTGGCTGGACCCTGCGCGCCATGTGCTGCCGGTCAACGGCACCCGCGAAGCGCTGTTCTCCTTCACCCAGGCGGTGGTTAATCGCAGCGACGATGCCCTGGTGGTCAGCCCCAACCCTTTCTACCAGATCTATGAAGGCGCCGCGTTCCTTGCCGGAGCGCAGCCGCATTACCTGCCATGCCTGGACGAAAACGGCTTCAACCCGGACTTCGATGCCGTGCCGGCAGAGATCTGGCAACGCTGCCAGATCCTCTTCCTGTGCTCGCCCGGCAACCCGACGGGCGCTTTGATCCCGCTGGAAACCCTGAAGAAGCTGATCGCCCTGGCCGACGAGCATGACTTCGTGATTGCCGCGGACGAATGCTACAGCGAGCTCTACTTCGACGAGCAAACCCCGCCAGCCGGCCTGCTCAGCGCCTGCGCCGCCCTGGGCCGCAGCGACTTCAAGCGTTGCGTGGTGTTCCACAGCCTGTCCAAGCGCTCCAACCTGCCGGGCCTGCGCTCAGGCTTTGTGGCCGGCGACGCCGACATTCTCAAGGCCTTCCTGCTCTATCGCACCTACCACGGCTGCGCCATGCCGGTTCAGACCCAACTGGCCAGCATCGCCGCCTGGAACGACGAAGTGCACGTGCGCGCCAACCGCGCCCTGTACCGCGAGAAGTTCGATGCCGTGCTGGAGATTCTCGCGCCGGTGCTGGACGTGCAAAAACCGGACGGCGGCTTCTACCTGTGGCCGAAAGTGCCGATGGATGACGCGCAATTCTGCCGTGATCTGTTCGAGCAGCAGCACGTCACCGTAGTGCCTGGCTCCTACCTGTCGCGCGAGGTCGATGGCCTCAACCCGGGCGCCAATCGCGTGCGCATGGCACTGGTCGCGCCGTTGGCCGAATGCGTCGAAGCCGCCGAGCGGATTCGCGATTTCCTCAAGGCTTGA
- a CDS encoding [protein-PII] uridylyltransferase, whose translation MPQVDPELFDRGQFQAELALKASPIAAFKKAIRQAREVLDARFRSGREIRRLIEDRAWFVDNILQQAWNQFDWSEDADIALVAVGGYGRGELHPYSDIDLLILLDSADHEIFRDSIERFLTLLWDIGLEVGQSVRSIKECAEQARGDLTIITNLMESRTIAGPERLRLRMLEVTSTEQMWPSKEFFLSKRAEQKARHHKYNDTEYNLEPNVKGSPGGLRDIQTILWVARRQYGTLNLHALAGEGFLLESENNLLASSQEFLWKVRYALHMLAGRAEDRLLFDHQRTIAGLLGFKDDDAKRAIERFMQKYYRVVMSIAELSDLIIQHFEEVILADDASSSTQPLNSRFQLHDGYIEATHTNVFKRTPFAMLEIFVLMAQHPEIKGVRADTIRLLREHRHLIDDDFRNDIRNTSLFIELFKCEIGIHRNLRRMNRYGILGRYLPEFGDIIGQMQHDLFHIYTVDAHTLNLIKHLRKLQYTPVSEKFPLASKLMGKLPKPELIYLAGLYHDIGKGRQGDHSDLGAVDAEAFCRRHHLPIWDSRLVVWLVQNHLVMSTTAQRKDLSDPQVIHDFAHRVGDQIHLDYLYVLTVADINATNPSLWNSWRASLLRQLYTETKRALRRGLENPLDREEQIRQTQSAALDILVRSGTDPDDVEQLWAQLGDDYFLRHTAGDVAWHSDAILQQPADGGPLVLIKETTQREFEGGTQIFIYAPDQHDFFAVTVAAMDQLNLNIHDARVITSSSQFTLDTYIVLDNDGGSIGDNPQRVKEIRQGLTEALRNPDDYPTIIQRRVPRQLKHFTFAPQVTIHNDAQRPVTILELSAPDRPGLLARIGKIFLEFDLSLQNAKIATLGERVEDVFFITDANNQPLSDPQLCSRLQDAIVEQLSANQAPGIEMTRLTI comes from the coding sequence ATGCCCCAGGTTGACCCGGAGCTGTTCGACCGCGGCCAGTTCCAGGCTGAACTGGCCTTGAAAGCGAGCCCTATCGCCGCCTTCAAGAAAGCTATCCGCCAGGCCCGCGAAGTGCTCGACGCGCGCTTTCGCAGCGGGCGCGAGATCCGCCGCCTTATCGAAGACCGCGCCTGGTTCGTCGATAACATCCTGCAACAGGCGTGGAACCAGTTCGACTGGAGCGAGGACGCCGACATCGCCCTGGTGGCTGTCGGTGGCTACGGACGGGGCGAACTGCACCCCTATTCCGACATCGACCTGTTGATACTGCTCGACAGTGCCGACCACGAAATTTTCCGCGACTCCATCGAGCGCTTTCTGACCCTGCTGTGGGACATCGGGCTAGAGGTCGGCCAGAGCGTGCGCTCGATCAAAGAGTGCGCCGAACAGGCCCGTGGCGACCTCACGATCATCACCAACCTGATGGAAAGCCGCACCATTGCTGGCCCGGAGCGCCTGCGCCTGCGCATGCTCGAGGTGACCAGCACCGAGCAGATGTGGCCGAGCAAGGAATTTTTCCTGAGCAAGCGTGCCGAGCAGAAGGCCCGGCACCACAAGTACAACGATACCGAATACAACCTGGAGCCCAACGTGAAGGGCTCGCCAGGCGGCCTGCGCGACATTCAAACCATCCTCTGGGTGGCCCGCCGCCAATATGGCACCCTGAACTTGCACGCGTTGGCGGGCGAAGGCTTTTTGCTGGAGAGCGAAAACAACCTGCTGGCCTCCTCCCAGGAGTTCCTGTGGAAGGTCCGCTATGCCCTGCACATGCTCGCCGGGCGCGCCGAAGACCGCCTGCTGTTCGATCACCAACGCACCATCGCCGGCCTGCTGGGCTTCAAGGACGACGATGCGAAACGCGCCATCGAGCGGTTCATGCAGAAGTACTACCGGGTGGTCATGAGCATCGCTGAACTCAGCGACCTGATCATCCAGCATTTCGAAGAGGTCATTCTCGCCGACGATGCCAGCAGCAGCACCCAGCCGCTCAATTCGCGATTTCAGCTGCACGACGGCTACATCGAGGCAACCCACACGAACGTGTTCAAGCGCACACCGTTCGCCATGCTGGAAATCTTCGTGCTGATGGCGCAACACCCGGAAATCAAGGGCGTGCGTGCCGACACCATTCGTCTGCTACGCGAACATCGCCACCTGATCGACGACGATTTCCGCAACGATATCCGCAACACCAGCCTGTTCATCGAGCTGTTCAAGTGCGAAATCGGCATCCACCGCAACCTGCGCCGCATGAACCGCTACGGCATTCTCGGTCGCTACCTGCCCGAATTCGGCGACATCATCGGGCAGATGCAGCATGACCTGTTCCACATTTACACGGTCGATGCGCACACCCTCAACCTGATCAAGCACCTGCGCAAGCTGCAGTACACCCCGGTTTCCGAGAAATTCCCGCTGGCCAGCAAGCTCATGGGCAAGCTGCCCAAGCCCGAACTGATCTACCTGGCCGGGCTCTATCACGACATCGGCAAGGGTCGCCAGGGCGACCATTCGGACCTCGGCGCCGTCGATGCCGAAGCGTTCTGCAGGCGTCATCACCTGCCGATCTGGGACAGTCGCCTGGTCGTCTGGCTGGTGCAGAACCATCTGGTAATGTCGACCACCGCACAACGCAAAGACCTCTCCGACCCGCAGGTCATCCATGATTTCGCCCACCGGGTCGGCGACCAGATCCACCTGGATTATCTCTATGTGCTGACCGTGGCCGACATCAACGCCACCAACCCGAGCCTGTGGAACTCCTGGCGTGCCAGCCTGCTGCGCCAGCTCTACACCGAGACCAAGCGCGCCCTGCGCCGCGGCCTGGAGAACCCGCTCGACCGCGAAGAACAGATCCGCCAGACCCAAAGCGCCGCCCTCGACATCCTGGTGCGCAGCGGCACCGACCCGGACGACGTCGAACAACTCTGGGCGCAACTGGGTGACGACTATTTCCTGCGCCATACCGCCGGCGATGTTGCCTGGCACAGCGACGCGATCCTCCAGCAGCCGGCCGACGGCGGCCCGCTGGTGTTGATCAAGGAAACCACCCAGCGCGAATTCGAAGGCGGCACCCAGATCTTCATCTACGCCCCCGACCAGCATGACTTCTTTGCCGTGACGGTAGCGGCGATGGACCAGCTCAACCTGAACATTCACGACGCCCGGGTTATCACCTCCAGCAGCCAGTTCACCCTCGACACCTACATCGTGCTCGACAACGACGGCGGCTCGATCGGCGACAACCCGCAGCGGGTCAAGGAGATTCGCCAGGGCCTGACCGAAGCCCTGCGCAATCCGGACGATTACCCGACCATCATCCAGCGTCGGGTCCCGCGCCAGCTCAAGCACTTCACCTTCGCGCCGCAGGTGACCATCCACAACGATGCGCAGCGCCCGGTGACCATTCTCGAGCTCAGCGCCCCGGATCGCCCCGGCCTGCTGGCGAGGATCGGCAAGATCTTCCTGGAATTCGACCTGTCGCTGCAAAATGCCAAGATCGCCACCCTGGGCGAACGGGTGGAGGACGTGTTCTTCATCACCGACGCCAATAATCAACCGCTCTCCGACCCACAGCTGTGCAGTCGGCTGCAGGACGCCATCGTCGAACAACTGAGCGCCAATCAGGCGCCCGGCATCGAAATGACGCGCCTGACCATCTAG
- the map gene encoding type I methionyl aminopeptidase: MTVTIKTPEDIEKMRIAGRLAAEVLEMIGEYVKPGVTTEELDRICHDYIVNEQKAIPAPLNYKGFPKSICTSINHVVCHGIPNEKPLKDGDTLNIDVTVIKDGYHGDTSRMFHVGTVPVWAERLSQVTQECMYKAIQLVKPGCRLGDIGEVIQKHAEKNGFSVVREFCGHGIGKVFHEEPQILHYGRAGTGMELKEGMAFTIEPMINQGRAETKVLGDGWTAITKDRKLSAQWEHTLVVTATGYEIFTLRSDDTITRTSA; the protein is encoded by the coding sequence ATGACTGTCACCATCAAAACCCCCGAAGACATCGAGAAGATGCGCATCGCCGGCCGTCTGGCTGCCGAGGTGCTGGAAATGATCGGTGAATATGTCAAGCCCGGCGTCACCACCGAAGAGCTGGACCGCATCTGCCATGATTATATCGTCAACGAGCAGAAGGCCATCCCTGCGCCGCTGAACTACAAGGGCTTTCCCAAGTCCATCTGCACCTCGATCAACCATGTGGTCTGCCACGGTATCCCCAACGAAAAACCGTTGAAGGATGGCGACACCCTGAATATCGACGTCACCGTGATCAAGGACGGCTACCACGGCGACACCAGCCGCATGTTCCACGTCGGCACCGTGCCGGTCTGGGCCGAGCGTCTGTCCCAGGTCACCCAGGAATGCATGTACAAGGCCATTCAACTGGTCAAGCCAGGTTGCCGCCTGGGCGACATCGGCGAGGTGATCCAGAAGCACGCCGAGAAGAACGGATTCTCGGTGGTACGCGAATTCTGCGGGCACGGCATCGGCAAGGTGTTCCACGAAGAGCCGCAAATCCTGCACTACGGCCGCGCCGGTACCGGTATGGAGCTCAAGGAAGGCATGGCCTTCACCATCGAGCCCATGATCAACCAGGGCCGCGCCGAGACCAAGGTACTGGGTGACGGCTGGACCGCGATCACCAAGGACCGCAAGCTTTCGGCCCAATGGGAACATACACTGGTGGTCACCGCGACAGGCTACGAGATCTTCACCCTGCGCAGCGATGACACCATAACGCGCACTTCCGCCTGA
- the rpsB gene encoding 30S ribosomal protein S2, whose translation MSQVNMRDMLKAGVHFGHQTRYWNPKMGKYIFGARNKIHIINLEKTLPMFNEALTFVERLAQGKNKILFVGTKRSAGKIVAEEAARCGSPYVDHRWLGGMLTNFKTIRASIKRLRDLETQAEDGTFAKLTKKEALMRTRDLEKLDRSLGGIKDMGGLPDALFVIDVDHERIAITEANKLGIPVIGVVDTNSSPEGVDYIIPGNDDAIRAIQLYMGSMADAVIRGRNYVAGGTEEYIQDAPAAAVEG comes from the coding sequence ATGTCCCAAGTCAATATGCGCGATATGCTGAAGGCCGGTGTGCACTTCGGTCACCAAACCCGTTACTGGAATCCGAAAATGGGCAAGTACATTTTCGGCGCGCGTAACAAGATTCACATCATCAACCTTGAAAAAACCCTGCCGATGTTCAACGAAGCCCTGACTTTCGTTGAGCGCCTGGCCCAGGGCAAAAACAAGATCCTGTTCGTCGGCACCAAGCGTTCCGCTGGCAAGATCGTCGCTGAAGAAGCAGCACGTTGCGGCTCGCCGTACGTCGATCACCGCTGGTTGGGCGGCATGCTGACCAACTTCAAAACCATCCGTGCTTCGATCAAGCGTCTGCGCGACCTGGAAACCCAGGCCGAAGATGGCACCTTCGCCAAGCTGACCAAGAAAGAAGCCCTGATGCGCACCCGTGATCTGGAAAAACTGGATCGCAGCCTGGGTGGTATCAAGGACATGGGCGGTCTGCCTGACGCGCTGTTCGTGATCGACGTTGACCACGAGCGCATCGCAATCACCGAAGCCAACAAGCTGGGCATCCCGGTCATCGGCGTTGTCGATACCAACAGCAGCCCGGAAGGCGTTGACTACATCATCCCAGGCAACGATGACGCAATCCGCGCTATCCAGCTGTACATGGGTTCGATGGCTGACGCTGTTATCCGTGGCCGCAACTACGTCGCTGGCGGTACCGAAGAGTACATCCAGGACGCTCCAGCTGCAGCGGTAGAAGGCTGA
- the tsf gene encoding translation elongation factor Ts, with the protein MAEITAALVKELRERTGEGMMDCKKALTKAGGDIEKAIDDMRASGAIKAAKKAGNVAAEGAIALKVAEDGKSAVILEINSQTDFLALQDDFKNFVAASIEKAFADKLTDAAPLIAAQEPAREALVAKVGENVNIRRLTRVEGDVVDGYLHGNKIGVVVALKGGNAELAKDIAMHVAASNPEFLLPSEVSAEAIEREKGVFLTLNEDKIKGKPADIVEKMVAGRISKFLAEASLVEQAFVKNPEIKVGELAKKGGAEIVSFTYFKVGEGIEKPVDNFAEEVAAQVAAASKQ; encoded by the coding sequence ATGGCAGAAATTACTGCAGCTTTGGTCAAGGAACTGCGCGAGCGTACTGGCGAAGGCATGATGGACTGCAAAAAGGCCCTCACCAAGGCCGGCGGCGACATCGAAAAAGCCATTGATGACATGCGTGCCTCGGGCGCCATCAAAGCCGCCAAGAAAGCAGGCAACGTTGCGGCTGAAGGCGCTATCGCCCTTAAAGTCGCTGAAGACGGCAAATCTGCCGTGATCCTGGAAATCAACTCGCAGACCGACTTCCTGGCTCTGCAGGACGACTTCAAGAACTTCGTTGCTGCCAGCATCGAAAAAGCCTTCGCTGACAAGCTGACCGACGCAGCTCCGCTGATCGCCGCTCAAGAACCTGCTCGTGAAGCGCTGGTTGCCAAGGTTGGTGAGAACGTCAACATTCGTCGTCTGACTCGCGTTGAAGGCGACGTGGTTGATGGCTACCTGCACGGTAACAAGATCGGTGTTGTCGTTGCCCTCAAAGGCGGCAACGCCGAGCTGGCCAAAGACATCGCCATGCACGTGGCTGCCAGCAACCCTGAGTTCCTGCTGCCTTCGGAAGTCTCGGCTGAAGCCATCGAACGCGAAAAAGGCGTGTTCCTGACCCTCAACGAAGACAAGATCAAGGGCAAGCCAGCCGACATCGTCGAGAAAATGGTTGCCGGTCGTATCAGCAAGTTCCTGGCTGAAGCCAGCCTGGTCGAGCAGGCGTTCGTCAAGAACCCTGAGATCAAGGTCGGTGAGCTGGCCAAGAAAGGCGGCGCTGAAATCGTTTCGTTCACCTACTTCAAAGTGGGTGAGGGCATCGAGAAGCCAGTCGACAACTTCGCAGAAGAAGTTGCCGCACAAGTGGCTGCTGCCAGCAAGCAATAA
- the pyrH gene encoding UMP kinase gives MAQQVSGRQPRYKRILLKLSGEALMGSEEFGIDPKVLDRMALEVGQLVGIGVQVGLVIGGGNLFRGAALSAAGMDRVTGDHMGMLATVMNALAMRDALERSNIPAIVMSAISMVGVTDHYDRRKGIRHLNSGDVVIFAAGTGNPFFTTDSAACLRAIEIDADVVLKATKVDGVYTADPFKDPHAEKFDRLTYDEVLDRKLGVMDLTAICLCRDHKMPLRVFNMNKPGALLNIVVGGAEGTLIEEGEE, from the coding sequence ATGGCTCAGCAGGTTAGTGGTCGTCAACCTCGCTATAAACGCATTTTGCTCAAACTTAGCGGCGAGGCCCTGATGGGCTCGGAAGAGTTCGGGATCGACCCGAAAGTACTGGATCGCATGGCACTGGAAGTCGGTCAGTTGGTCGGCATCGGTGTCCAGGTAGGCCTGGTCATCGGCGGCGGCAACCTGTTCCGGGGTGCGGCCCTCAGCGCCGCAGGCATGGATCGCGTCACCGGCGACCATATGGGTATGCTGGCAACCGTAATGAACGCCTTGGCCATGCGCGACGCGCTGGAGCGTTCGAATATCCCGGCTATCGTCATGTCGGCGATTTCCATGGTCGGCGTTACCGATCACTATGATCGTCGCAAGGGTATTCGCCACCTCAATTCCGGCGATGTGGTGATTTTCGCCGCCGGTACCGGCAACCCCTTCTTTACCACCGACTCGGCCGCTTGCCTGCGCGCCATCGAGATCGATGCCGACGTGGTCCTGAAGGCGACCAAGGTCGATGGCGTGTACACTGCCGATCCGTTCAAGGATCCGCATGCTGAGAAATTTGACCGTCTGACGTACGATGAAGTGCTCGATCGCAAACTCGGCGTGATGGACCTGACCGCTATCTGCCTGTGCCGCGATCACAAGATGCCGTTGCGTGTGTTTAACATGAATAAGCCTGGTGCTCTGCTGAACATCGTAGTGGGCGGCGCTGAAGGAACTCTGATCGAGGAAGGCGAAGAATGA